Part of the Henckelia pumila isolate YLH828 chromosome 2, ASM3356847v2, whole genome shotgun sequence genome is shown below.
CCAACCCTGGTGATGACTCCAGCTGCCATTTCCCAAATCCTGCAGCAGTAAAAATATCAATCTTGAGTTACCCATTCATAAATATTAACCACAAGACAAGAGTTTCCACACAAGCTAAAGCTTCACTTATCGGCAAAATATAAACCATGAGAGACTCCAATTAAGATACAATATACACAAATATAATCATCAGCCACGAGTCTGCGTAAAAGACACCATTTATGATAATTGCTATGCATTCCCTAAGAGGCAACAAATAATGATTTGTATAACAAAACATATTAAAggcaaacaaacaaaaaaatcacGAGACATCAACTTTTCTCGGTCATAAACTAAGTTGTTTTTTTACAATAGATTAGCTGCTGTTGATTCCAGGTAAGCAATAAAAAGTTCAGCTCAATAACAGGCATCGAGTAACTACATGTACATAAATCATGATAGAGGTTTTTCATATTAAGCTAGTAGATCCATGGAAGCATTTTTTGAAGTGTTAATTAGTGAAAGAAAATGATATCGATCTTCTTTTGCACTGAATGTGTCACTTACAAACTTGACTCCAGCAAATCTTGCAAAGCATACTAGCTCATTGTTGCCAGTTGCATTATGCAATAATAATTCATATAACGAATCTAATATTCTTTAGCTGCCGGGAACAATGCCTTCACACCTTAGATGAACAATTATGCTATACCACACTCGAAAAACAATTTATTTGCAATCGACTAACTAAAAATACACCATCCAGGCTCCTCCCTAGCTGCTAAATCATAACGACACCTAACAACACAATACTTTTAGGGTTTCCAATGAACTGAGAAGTCACGAATTAGAAGAACAAATACCTGAGCGTAAGATTGGGGAGCATGAGGCGGTCTAGGCGGTAGAGCGTAATGAGGGTGCGCATGATACGGGGGTGGCCCGTGGCCAGGGTACGGAGGTGGCGGAGGAGGGTGAAGGTACTGCCCGTGGTCGGAGGAGTGAGACTGCGGCGGCACCCACTGTGGCGGTGGGGGAGAGGGGGAGTGCTGGACTTGATATTGAAATTGAGGGGTGGAGTAGGGCCAAGGGTGCTGCGCCGGAGGGGGTGGAGGCGGCCTTTGATACGGATCCGACGCGGAAGGCGGCGCGTGAGGCGGCGGTGGAGGAGGCTGCATCACATAGCCGTGAGATTGCTGATGGTCCATGCCGATTTGGGTCGGAATCCGATTGGGTTTAGGGTTTATGGTTGgattgaattgaattgaataTACTGTTCTAAAAAAGCCTGTCGAGGAATCTGTTCTTAATTCAGAGCAAATGgagaatataattaattttatgcttgaaaaataaatttcatttttttttcatacaaATTGCATCAAATATCGAATATCATATGAGCATGAACTCGAGATGATCTGTCTCGAACTAAGAAAGTAGTTAAATCTAgctaaataaattagaaaaaccTCGTGGTCTTCAGGGCTTCAGTCTTGACCATTAGGCCAAGACCTCATTGGcaaaataaatttcatttgaatgaataaataaaatcaattaaatttagaaaatttgctcaaaaatccccaaatgcaaacatatTTTGCTTTGGGATctctagtcataaaatgtgatataaaaccatacaagatgtggtacaaaacaatataaaatgtggtacaaattaacaaaaattatgGTACAAAAAAGTAGCTAGGAAGTGTAgaacaaaacatgtttgcattggggatttttgagcaatttgtacttaaatttatgtgattccgatgaatttcaaatatatttttcgaTTTTATTAGTATTTAAGATGGTATTCAAATATATTTGATGCAAATAGGGGCGGGCATTTAGGTCGGGTGGTTTGGATCCTAGCCTTACCCGAATCCGACCGAGTACAAAAAGTCATATAGTTTGTTGGGTTCGGGAAAACATGACCGGAACAAGAAGTcatgttttattgttttatgCTAAACTTGGTAAAATTTGATTGGGGGAAAAAAATTGACAGAAGAAAGGAATATATGAATTGAGGTTAATTAATTGGTTAACTATATTGAGATTGGGACATCTATTTGTCAAAATTAATAGGTTATAGGTATAGCATAAAATTCAACCCATTATGTATCAGTAAATTTCATACCACTAATCACCAACGTTTTAAATGACATAAAACTCAATTATTTAACAGAGATATGAGTTTGAACATACGTAAAAGTTAAATAttctaattaaaaaataatccgATTGGTCTTGCACATTTTGATTCTATTTATGaaaaaatcaaatcatttttgttttgttggttACAATTTGCAAACTGAATTGCAattcaatataattttttttgagatGGTTTTGATATCGGATCAAAGGTAGCTGTTGTGTGTATACCTTGAACTCCCCTGGTTGAATGGATCAATTAGGTTAAAGTTTTTATTAAGATTTTGAAATACTCGGCCCAAAATAATTTGGGCTTAATTTATGGGCCATGGTTGGTTAAAAATCCCATCCAACACCGTTTGATATCCGTTCAACTTACACGGTTACATgttacttttaaaattataaattatctaAAATTTACTTTGATTGAAAACTCTCGTCATTGGAATGTCGTTTTAAATTCCAATGTAATGTGTAACTGCGTGTACATAACATTAATTGTACATGTATCGTTTTTCTTCTGAACATTAATATATACAAAGTATTTAAATTAATAGAAGAGGCCCACCCGTTGGGGATAGTTGAGTTGGTGAAGGTTGAGGCTAAGGTCTCAAGTTCGGGTCCTACAAAATTTTCTTTGTTTGAGCTAATATGCAGTCTTATTAGAATTTATTTGTTATGGTTTATCTAGTACACGTCGGAAAGAATCCTCTTCATAAAATATATTAGAACCTTATTGtttgtaatttattttatattacaaagtttttattttatgaataatttttttaggaATGTGATCAACCTATCTTAAAAAAACATGAAGTTAACCTTAGTGATTACCATTCCTTATTGTTTATCCATCCATAAATAATGTATGGGAAGAATAACTTATTTGGTCCACGAATTTGTTCCGTTTTGGGCTTTGATCTACtaagtatttaaattttagttttgttgcaaaaactttgaaaatttttttggCTTTTGGTCCTATTTGCTGGAAActttgaaagtttttttttttggcatttGGTCCTATTTTGCTGGATTGCTAACGTGTCAAACACTATATCAAAAGACGGATCAAAATAGATaaacaaaattaaaagttacgaATGCACACAACCAAAATTTGATGGAGCAAAACTTAAAATTAGATGTTTTGATgggaaaaaaatcatttttccaTAATATGTTCCTTGCTTTACTTTCTCTTGTGAATTAGTTTGTTATAAACCCTGAAAAATTGGAAAAAAGAGAATAtaacccaaaaatatatataatcactACTTATCTATCTATAACGAAGGAGAACCCTTGAATTATGTGGTGAGTAACCACAAAAATttgcaaaagaaaaaaaaaatttattttacctTGCATTCATACAAACCCCTCCATATAatcattaattcaaatattttttctgtagataaattttctttttcttttctttttttcccaGTATCAACGTGACTCTGGACATATtccaagaaaagaaagaagaagaaagggagatttttttttacaagaacTCGATttcaagaaaatatatatattaatatatttatcaaaaaaagagcaaaaaaaaaaataaaaaatcaagaaatatgTCTTCAAAGTTCAATTCTCTCTTTCTTTGCATGGCTTGTGTTCTTTTCCTGATGGCCGCCCAGAGTCCCTCCGCCGCCGCCCGCAGGTTCCTCGGCGTGAACCCCTGGTGCCGCACCTCCAGCCACAAGCGCCTGTGCACTCAGATGGCGAAGGGCGCCGCCACGTGGCACGACGCCTCCTCCAACGCCATGCAAGCAACTCTCGAGCTAGCGAAGCGAATACAGTCCATGTCCGGCGTCCTCATCAAGCCGGCCATCGCCTCGCTGGAGCCGCAGAGCCGCCAATCCGTGTTGGCTTCTTGTGCCGAGGATTTCGACATCATGATCTCGGACCTTGAGGACAGCATCAAAGCCCTAGAAGTTAATGACATGGGGACGCTTACGGTTCACCTAAGCGCGGCTTATAGCACCGACTGTTCTGACGCCCTGGCGGAGTTCGGGATCGAGGATCCTTTCGCCAAAGTTTCCGGCGTTTACTTGAAGATGGTGGATAATTGCTTGGCCGTTGTTCAACAGATATGATCCATATATCCATCGGTTCGAATGCCATATATGATACTAatatatattgaaaataaatattgttCTTGAAAAAACAAAAGATTTTACCAAGAACcccaaaatcataaaaaatattgtgtgtgtttGTCAATGTTACATTGATATATACTCATCTTCTTTGGTTTTAGTACGCgtccatatatatacaatttgTGTCATGTGTTTAATCATATTTGTAAAATGTTTAACAATTTATAGAATATTAACctaaatttgtattttaaaaaaattatctatGACGTGGGTATCCATAACAACTCTGGGTAAACCTAGCTCGGACTAACGTGTACAGTAGCTAGTTTGCAAACCACGTCAGCCATGTAAACCGCATGAAATATAGCCTGCAATTCATGTCAGTTAAGTAAACCGCATTGGACAAACCTTATGTGACTAACACGCTCGAGAAGGGAAAAAGTACACTTTTGGTCCTGTAATTTGCACattttctatttttggtcctgttaaaagtaaatttgcaattttagtcatgtaacttgcattattttttcatttttggtcctattaacattgaattcgcatttttagtcctgtaactttcatgaatttttattttaagtcttGTTAACACTGAATTTACAATTTTTATTCCAgtttacatataattttaatttttttatattgtaactttcatatatttttatttttagtcagattatcgatgaatttatatttttaattcaataaatttcatatttttttatatttttattcataatatattatgatttacatattttaaaacttttaaaatttaaatgaatcaacaaaaattcaactaaaaattattcgaaatttttttacactaaatatcatcttataaaatacataatagaaataaaactattaatctaatatgaatcatttttttttatttagtttttatatatataatctaaaaCCGAaccatataattttattttatttttaatcatattaaaGGGGAATTTAATGATCTTGTTAacacttaatttttatttttagtcatattaaaggcgaattttttatttttataccatgtaatttgtaattttttttttcatttttcatttataTTTCTACCAAAATTGTTTGTGACAAGCATAGATGACGTGAATACTTAATATTTGGTTAAAACAAAAATGACCATAAATCCAAACTTAGAAACAAAATACCAAAACGAAAATGAAATTTTGGTcggatataaaatttaaaataaaaaattatatggttcgatttcatattatatatcaaaactaAACCCAAAAAAACATGATTCACATTAGattaatagttttatttatattatatattttataagatgatatttagtgtaaaattgttttgaataattttagttgaattttggttatttaattcatttaaattttaaaagctttaaaatatataaataataatatattataaataaaaatataaaaaattatgaaatttatggaattaaaaatataaattcattgaTAATATGacaaagaaaaaatatatagaagTTACAAGAGAAAAAGTGAAAATTCAATGCAAACAggattaaaatgaaaaaaaatgcaagttacaggactaaaagtataaattcaatgttaacaGGACTTAAAgtgaaaaattcatgaaagttacaggactaaaaatgcgaattaatgttaataggaccaaaaatgaaaaaaaaaaaagatgcaagttacatgactaaaat
Proteins encoded:
- the LOC140885415 gene encoding uncharacterized protein; this translates as MSSKFNSLFLCMACVLFLMAAQSPSAAARRFLGVNPWCRTSSHKRLCTQMAKGAATWHDASSNAMQATLELAKRIQSMSGVLIKPAIASLEPQSRQSVLASCAEDFDIMISDLEDSIKALEVNDMGTLTVHLSAAYSTDCSDALAEFGIEDPFAKVSGVYLKMVDNCLAVVQQI